The window GCATGCTAAATGTGAACACCGCGCCGGCGGAAGTGTTGATGGCGTATATTCCCGGGCTGGATAAACAGACTGCGGATAAGATCGTCGACATTCGCAAAGAGGAAGGGCATTTCGCTGATGTGAATCAGTTTCTTTCTCTGGCTGAACTAGCGGGCAAGAAGGATATACCCAAGAAATTGTTCAGAGTAAATAGTGAGTATTTTCAAGCGACGTTGCGCGCTATTTTTAATGAACGGACAACGCGGTTAATATCTATAATTCATCGTGACGCTGAAGAAGGTAACACCAGCGTTTTGCGACGGGATTTTGGTAAAAAAGAAGACATTACCAAGGAAGTGTATGTTCCCAAATAAGGACAGGATCAGTTTCTGGCTTTCCGTCGCGGGACTGTTCGGAAGAAAATAATTAAATGTGTGAATTATGACCATCAAGTTATTTGTTAGACCGATTCCGGTCACCCAAGCCGCCGCCACAGCGCTGGAATGGGCGTTGTATAGTTATACGGGCGAGCGGATCGGTTCCGGAAGGGCTGACGACGCCGAAGAGCTGATGCAGTTGGTGGCTCAGCACGATCTGCAGGATGTCTGGGTGCAGTATGTTTTGCCCGCCTCTCATTTTACCTTCACGGTCGCCCATGTCGCCGCCAAGCAGGCGCGCTATGTACAGCAGGCGTTGCCCTTCGCCATAGAAGAAGCCATTGCGGAAGACGTTGAGTCCATGCATTTGGTGACCGGCGAGCGTATCGGCAAGGAAGAGTATCCGGTGCTGGTCATTCGTCGGGAACGGATGGACCGTTGGTTTGAGGCCGCCAGTGCGCTGGAGTTTCCGCTGCACGGTATGTATGTGGACGCGCAAATGTGCCCAGGCGAAGAGGGCGCGTTAACGGTGCTGTTTGACGGCGATGAAGTGTTGCTGTTTCAGCCCGGACTGGTGTGTATGCGCACCCATCATGAAAACCTGTTGCCCTACCTGGAAATTTGTGCGCGCAGCCGCGCTTCTTCTGAGGATGCTGAAGCGCCGGCGTGGAATATCCGTGTGCTGACGCCGGAAGATCAAAAAGAAAAGCTGGGCGTTTTGCTGGCGCAAATCGAGCACGTTGACGGCGCGATCGTACAAATGGAGACTTTCTCCGTACCGTCCTTCGACTTGCTGTGCGAATCCTTTTTCAACACCAGCCATGCCGCCAACCTATGCCAGGGCCCCTATGCGATCAAAGAAAGCAGCGGTTCGTCCGGCATCGGCAAGTGGTGGCCTGTTGCGGCGGTCGCGGCGGGATGGTTCGCCATTCAGGTCGGTCTGGACCTGACCCAAGGGTTTATGTACCAGAAGCAGGCGGACGAATACGACCAGCAAATGGTCAAACTGTACCGCTCGCTATATCCCAATGAGAAAAACGTGAGTAGCCCGAAGCGACAAATGGAAGGCAAACTGCGTAACGCCAGCAACACGGGCGGCGGAGGCTTTTTACAATTGCTGGGAGAGGCTGGCTATCAACTGTCCGTGCAGCCCGGCAAGCAGAATATGGGCTTCAACAACCTCCAGTTCAGCAACCAGCGCGGCGAGCTCGCGGTGGAAGTGAAAGCCCCCTCTTTGGACCAGCTGGATCGCTACAAGCAGGCGCTGGTGCAGTCGGGTTATCAGGTGGACATCGGCTCTGCGATCAAAGAGCCCAGTGGCGTCCGCGGCAAGATTACCATTAAGGGGAGCTAAGCAATGGGAAGCATGCAGCAACTTAAAAAGATCCCCGCCGTGGGCAAGGGCCTGAGCTGGTTTTACGGCCTGTCGCAGCGTGATCAGACTGCTCTGAAGTGGATGGTTCTGGTCGTAGCGGCGTTCAGTGTTTACATGTTTGTATGGGCTCCGGTGCAGGACTTTGTCGAGAGTTCAAAGAACAGCGCGGAAGCGTCGCACGAGTCTTTGACCTGGATGAAAGAAAACGAGGCCCGCGCGCGCGCCTCTTCGCGCCAAGGCGGCTCTGGAAAAGGTTCTATTTCCGGAGGTCAGTCGTTGTTGTCCACCGTCGGCAGCAGTGCGCGCAAGTTTGGGCTGGAGTTACAGCGCTTCGAGCCGCGCGGCGAAGACAAGGTCAATGTGTGGCTGGATAAAGTTTCGTTCAACCAACTGATGTTGTGGCTGGGCGAGCTTGAAAAGAACTATGGCGTCGCGGTTGAACAGATCACCGTAGATAAAGCCGATGCGCCCGGAGTTGTCAGCTCCAGGCTTTCCTTAAGCATTTAATCTCTTTATTATCAGTGGATGCGGCTGTTTTCATCGGCCGCTGACGCTATCCGGAAAATTCGTCAGAATTCAGATAACGAACCCATTTTATTGACTGGCGCAAGGACGCGTCAGCGGGTTGTATAACCCGAAGCCCAGGGGCGGGAACATTCCTCTTTGGGCATGCGTTAAAACGATTAGGGAAGTGGTTTTTAATGCTGGAGCAGTAAAAGGAACGACAGCAGTAATACAGTCGGCAAGCGCCTGGAGAGACCCCTGCGGGTAACGGTGCGTCTGGCCGGTATTAACCGGCTTGGGCCTGTAGAACGCCTGTTCAGCGCGCTTGGAAGTACAAATATAAAAATAATGATACTTTCTAGCTCTCAGGAGACCATAAAATGACTGGGGACCTCGTCGCTGACACTGCTTTGGTGCGCTTGGACAGAAGCGCGTTGTCTGAAGCAAAGTCCATTCTGTTTCATGCATACCGCCATGAACCTACCTTTCAGTATTTATTTGATTCTTCCCGCCCCGGTTATGACCAAAGAGTTCGCGCCACCATCCGTGAAGGGTTGGAGCTGCACTTTGCGCACAATCAGGATGCGCTTGGGCTGGTGGATGAGGATACGCTGGTTGCGGTCGCATTTATTGGCAGCCCGGAAGCCAGGTTCAGTCTCGCCGATCAACTGAACTGGCGCATCAGAATGATGCTGACCGCGGGTTTGTCCTCCACCAAACGTTATATCGACTATCACGAGCAGGTGCACGCCTGTTTGCCGAAAGACACCCATCACCACTTGCCTTTTATTGGTGTGCACCCCAAATACCAGAGTAAGGGATACGGACGTATGTTGATGCAGGTGATTGAAGGCATCTGCCGGGAAAGTCCTTTATCCTCCGGTATAGGGCTGGATACCGGTAATGCGCGTTACCTGCGCTTCTATCTCGGACTGGGCTATGAAAAAGTGGGCGAGGTGCGCTTGGGCAACGTCACTGAAACGGTGTTGTTCAAACCTTGTCACTGAAGCGCTGCCCGCCGGTTTATAAATTTACTTAACGTAAAAGCTTAATAAGGCGCTTTAAATGTATGATTTAGTTGTTATTGGAGCCGGTTCTGGGGGCGTGAGGGCGGCTCGCGTCGCGGCTCAGTCAGGGGCGAAAGTCGCCATTATCGAAGAGCGTTTCTACGGCGGTACCTGCGTTAACGTAGGCTGCGTGCCGAAAAAGCTGTTTGTCTACGCCTCCCATTACGGTGAAGACTTCCATGACGCTCAGGGCTTTGGTTGGGATGCGGGGGCGCCAACCTTCAACTGGCGTCGATTGGTGGAAAATAAAGACAATGAAATCAAACGCTTGAATGGTATTTATGAGAATCTTCTCAAAAATGCCGGCGTGGAGATTATTGACGGCCGCGGGACGATTAAAGCGCCTGACCAGATCGAAGTGAATGGCGATGTGCTGCAGACCAAACATATTCTGGTGGCGACTGGTAGTAAGTCGTTTACGCCTGAATTTCCGGGCTGTGAACATAGCCTGGATTCCGACGCTATGTTTTACCTGGAGCGTCTGCCGAATAAGGCGATTGTGGTGGGCGGCGGTTATATCGCTGTGGAGTTCGCCGGCATACTTGCGGGTCTCGGCGTAGAGACCCACTTGGTTTATCGCGGTCCGCGCCTGTTGAAGAAGTTCGACGGCGATATTCGCGACTTTTTGCACGATGAGATCGTCAAGAAAGGCATTCATCTTCACTTGGAAGAGGATGTGGTCGCCATCGACAAGACCGACGACGATGCAGCGCCTTATTTAGTGAAGCTCAAATCCGGCGCCACTTTGCAGGTTGGGCTAACGCTTCATGCGACGGGTAGAACGCCGAATACAGCCGGACTGGGATTGGAAGAAAGCGGCGTCAAGCTGGGCGCCAGAGGCGAGGTGCTGGTGGATGACGATTACCAGACCAACGTGCCCGGCATATTCGCCGTCGGCGATGTGATTGACCGTTATCAGCTTACGCCGGTGGCGTTGTCAGAAGGTATGTACGTCGCTAACTACCTGTTTGGCGAGAATCCTGTGCCGGTGGATTATGAACGCATCCCCACAGCGGTGTTTTCTCAGCCGAGCGTCGCTACGATTGGTCCAACTGAAGAAGAGGCGAGGGCGAATCACAGTAACATCAAGATCTTCCGCTCCAGCTTTCGCGCCCTGAAAAACACCCTCAGCGGCAATCAGGAGCGCACCATGATGAAGCTGATCGTCGATGGCGATACTGACGTGGTTCTCGGTGCGCATATGGTCGGCCCGGAAGCCGCAGAGATAATTCAGGGCTTGGCGGTGGCGATTCGGGCTGGCGCCACCAAGGCGATATTCGACACTACCATTGGCATCCATCCTTCCAGTGCGGAAGAGTTCGTCACCATGCGGCAACCCGTCTAGGGGCCGCTTCGAACGCTTCTATTAGCGATCTTCATCACCGTGGGCGGCGGCGTTTTCCGGCGTGGAATTTTCCGAGTCGGACTCGCCGAGCCAGGTCTGCAGGCATTCCACTAGCTGTTGCTTCTTGATGGGTTTGCTCAGGTAATCATCCATTCCAGCCTTGCGGCAGGCGTCGGCGGCGCCTTCCAGGGCGTTAGCCGTCAACGCGACAATGGGGGTAGGTTTGACGCCTGCGCGGGTTTCCATCTGTCGGATCTTGGCGGTGGCCTGATATCCGTCCATGATTGGCATCTGGCAGTCCATGAAGATCAGGTCGTATTTGCTCCCGCGTACTTTTTGCAGGGCTTCTTCGCCGTTGTCGGCATTTTCAGTTTCTATGCCCAGCTTGTTGAGGATGCCGCAGGTGACTTTCTGGTTGACCTGATTATCCTCCACGATCAAAACGCGACCCTGGAACCGCGGTATCGGTCCTGCTGCCGGAGCGTTCCAACTGGCGCCGTCCGGTGAGCGCCGATAATGCAGCGTTAGCGCGAACTTGAAGCAACTGCCTTTGCCGGACTCACTTTCAACGAAAATTTCCCCTTCCATTAATTCCAGCAGACGTTTGGCGATCGCCAGACCCAGCCCGGTTCCTCCGTAGCGCCGCGAATTGGACTGGTCCGCCTGTTGAAAGGAGCTGAACATGCGACGCTGCTGTTCGGGGGCGATACCGATGCCGCTGTCCTCCACCTCGCAGGTAAAGCAGACTTTGTCTGCGCCGATTTCCTCCCAATTGGCATGCACGCGGATATAGCCTTCCGCGGTAAACTTGATGGCGTTGTTAATCAAATTGGCGAGCACCTGGCGGATGCGGGCGGGGTCGGCGGTGACTAGCGCGTCCTGCAGCTCGCCTTCGTACTCCTGATGCAATAACAGGCCTTTTTCTTCGACCTGAGGGCGAAAGGCATTGAGCGTTTCCTCCACCAAGGAGCGCAGATTGAATTCAATGGGGTCGATGGAAAGACGTCCGCGCTCAATTTTGGAGAAGTCCAGAATATCGTCGATGATAGCGATCAAGTGTTCCGTGGAGCGCATGGCGACATGGGTATATTCCTTCTGTTCCTCGTCCTGCTGGGTTTCCTGCAATAGCTGCAACATACCCAGTACGCCGTTCATGGGGGTACGCAACTCGTGGCTCATAATAGCCAGAAACTCACTCTTGGCTTTGCTGGCGCTTTCGGCTTCGTTGCGGGCGGTCTCGATCATTCCCAGGTGCTCGGTTTGCTCTAAGCTGGCTTTTTCCAGCGCCACCGCAAGCTGGTTGATGCTGTCCCGTAATCGGCTCAGCTCCAGCCCTCTGATGTCCGGCGCCCGGGTGCGGTAGTCGCCGTTTTTAATCAGCTCCACGCCGGCGGTGAGCTGCTCAATGGGATTGGCGATGGAGCGGGCCATATTCCGGATTAGCAGATAGGTGAGGAACATGAGCAGGGCGGCCACAGTGAAAGAGCTGTAGATAATCCGGTGTTGCCCCTCGATGATGACGCTTTCAGTAATAGCGACTTCCACTTTGCCGATCCGCGAAGGGCCGGTGGTGAACTGGAACTCGCTGGAGAAACTGGCGAAGGCGTCGTTCTCTAGTTCGATTTGCGACTGCAGAATATCCGCAGACAGCACGATGGGCGTTTCGTCGGCGTCGGCCAGTTTGCGTCCTGCCCCGTCGATTTCCGCCATCAGGTTGCCAAAAGAGTCGTGAATGGTGATGTGGTGCACCAGCGGCGATTGCGCGACTTTGCCAAGCAGCTTCTCCAGGGCGCCGGTGTTGCCGGAGATGACGTCATACTCCACCGCCGGGGCGAGCTGGTCGGCGATCAGTTGTCCCCGCGCGATCAGGTCGCTACGGGCTTCGCTGAGCCGCACGGTGGTGAAGAAGAAAACCAGGCACGCAAACATCAAGCCGCTGGGCAGCAGGCCGAGCAGTAAGGATTTTTTGTAAACGCTCCAGTCTTGAAAACCGCGTTTCATTGTTCAGCCTCTGACATTTCCAGGCGATGCTGCAACTCGTAGGCATCGGGAATGATTAAATTCAGCGAGCGCGCCACCTGGATGTTGACGGCGACGGAAAAGTAGCGGGAATGCTCCGCCGGAGCTGGCTTTTTGTCAGTAAGATAGCGCTGGACTATTTCCGTCGTCTGACGGGCGAAGTCGGCGCTGGTTGAATAAGTGGTGGCGAGCGCGCCCGCTTTGACGAAAGAGAGAGACGGGCCGATCAAAAAGCGATTGTGACGGTAGGCGGTGAGCAATATGTGCTTGATCTGCGACCCGTTGAAGACGTCAGTATCCAGAATGCCCAGCAGATAGTCCGTATTGTCCAGTGCGGCGCTGAGCATGCGCTGCGCGCTTTCATATTGGGATAAGGGATAATTGCTGAGCAGTTGCCCGGCCACCAGCGTGGCGGGCAGATCCGTTAATGGCTGGGCGCTGAGCACCCCCGCCGTACGGGCGGTGGGCAGTATCAAACCCGCCAGTCGCGCCTGGCGCTGCAGTGGCGCATCCAAAAAGATAGCGGTATGTGGCGTTGCGTCGGGGTATTCCCGGGTTAATCTCAGATAGTCGCTGCGGCTGACGAACAAACCGACCACCAGTTGCCCTTTGGCCCCCGCCAGACTTTGCTGTAAGGCCCGCTCGCCCAGCGCCAGAATGACGGCGTCGTTGTCCAATGTAGAAAAGTGAATATTGGCGTCGCTGATGAACTCCGCGCGCCAGGGCGCGGGAGACAGCGCTTTGAATTCCTCCAGGAATTTGGCGGCGATCGGCGTTCTCTCCGGTCCCGCCACATAGACTTTCAGACTGAATTCCTGCGCGCCCGCGGCGGCGGAGAGAGACAGCGCCAGCGTCAAGGCGGCCCAGATGGCGTAGCGCCGGGAAGCGGCGAGAGAGAGGGCTAACGATGAGATAATACCGGCCATCCCTGGTCACCGCCTCAAAACTTCAGGTTCGCGGACAGGAACAAATGGGTGCGGTCGTCCAGGACGTTGTCGCGGTACATAATCGGGTCATCGCTCAGATAATGTTCCAGTTTTGCGGATAGCTCCATTTGGCCGCGACCCAGGCGGCGGTGATAACTGACAGTCAAATCGGCGCGTTCGTAGACATAGTCGCCGATGGCGTCAGCCAGGTAATAGGCCGTCGCCGCATCAAATCGGTCGTTGATCCGTCGCAGCCAGGCGAAACTGCCGCTGTGGCGCGCTGACATGCGAGACTCGATCTGGAACAAACGACTGACGTCAAAACTGGTATAGGCGGTGTAAAAGTCCGTCACGGAGCCGGTGTATTCCTCATCCTGATCCAAGTAAGCGTAGGTCGCTCTGAGGGTGTCGCGCAAGGAGGGAGAGTAGGTGGTTTCGATTTCGAGGCCGGTTTGCTCGATCTTGAGATTGTTTTCCGGCTCGAAGGAAAAATACTGCAACGGCGCGCTGATCAAGTCCCACATATTGTCGCGGAACACCTTGATGTCCGTTTCCAGACCCCATTCCGGGTAGTTGAGGTAATAGCCGATTTCGCGGGACACGATTTTTTCGTTATCCAGCCCTCCCGGCGACCGGATCAGAAAACTGCGGGCTTCGGTCTCGCCATCCAGCGGCGGGTCCAGATCCCTGGCGACGAAGCTCCAGGCGACGGACTGCTCATAGGTGTCAGGTGTGCGCACGGCATGGGAAACCACCAGACGCAACGTCTGGTTAGGCGTCAGATGGTAGAACATGGCGCCCCGGGGGGAGAAATAACCGCCGTTAGCCTGATCATGCTCCGCCATGCCGCCCAGGTTGAAGCCGAGGTCCGGCTGAGGGCGGTATTCCAGATTGAAAAACGCCCGTTGCAGATAGTTATCATCGCCGCCGTTGAAGTAAGTTTCTGAGTAAAAACTGTCTTTACGAAAGCTCAAACCGGACACCAGCCTGACTTCATCGGAAAAGGTGTAAGTGTCCTGCAGCTCGATGTCCTGACGGGTTTCGGCGATGTCCAGGTTAATTCTGCCGCAGACGATGGCGTCGGGATCGCTGGCGGACATTTCTTCAATAAGCGTGCGGGCGATCGCGTCGTCTTCCGCAGAGCCAAGCCCCGAGCCCGGCCCGGAGACAATGTTGGCGTAGATCTCAGCCAGGGTTGCGCCGTTGGCGCCGATCAGAATGGAGCCGAAACGTTGATTGGCCGCATACAGGGCGGACAGATTGTCGCTGAACAAAATGGGGTGATTGCAGTTGGTCCAGTCCTGCCGCCGGATACGTCGATGCGCATAAGCCTGAACTTGAAAAAAGTGATTGGCGTTCACTTCCCGCCGCCAGTTTACAGAGACGAAACGGTCGCGTTCGTCGGAATCAGGGACGCTGGTCTGGCCGTCGCCGGTATCTGGGTGATATTCATGGTCGCCGTTCAACAGACCGGCTTGCACTTGCAGGATGTCTCTGGGTCCCAGTTGCACATTGGCGGAAAGGTTAAATCCGTCCAGATCGTAGCTGTCGATAAAGGGCTCGCCATTGGCGCGGCGATCAAAACCATCGTCCTGCTTGCCATTCACGGAAACACGGTAGTTGAGGGTGTCGCCGCCTCCGCCGTAGCTGGCGTGATAGCGATTGTAGCCATTGCTGCCGTCCCAGTAGGTGAGGGAGGTCCCGTGTGTGTCATAGGGATGCCTGGTGATAATGTTGACGATAGCCAGGAATGAATTGGCGCCATAAGCGGCGGCGTTAGGGCCACGGGTGATTTCAATGCGCGCGATATCTTCCAGGGCGACCGGAATATTGAGCCAGTCCACGTCCGCCAGGTTGGGGTTGTAGACGGACCGTCCATCCACCAGCACCTGCAGGCGGCGCTGTTCGTTGGCGTTGGTGCCATGGTAGCTGACGGAAGGAAGGTTGGAGGATACGGACCCGACGGTCATGCCGGGAACCAGACGAAAGGCGTCGTGCAGATTGCGTACGCCAAGTCGATGCAGTAACTCCGCATCCAGAACTGTTACGGTCGCGGGAGTTTCCGAGCGGGGTTGTTTGAGTCGGGCCGGGGTCAGCACCACCGGAATCTCGGCGGACTGCCAGTCCGTCATGGATATATCGGCCGCCGCCAGCATATCGTTCTGTGAAGAGCTTTCGACGGCATGGGCGAGAGAGCTGGCGCAAGCTAAAACAAGCGCAGACAGACCGCGTCGCTCTTT is drawn from Hahella sp. KA22 and contains these coding sequences:
- the gspL gene encoding type II secretion system protein GspL; translated protein: MTIKLFVRPIPVTQAAATALEWALYSYTGERIGSGRADDAEELMQLVAQHDLQDVWVQYVLPASHFTFTVAHVAAKQARYVQQALPFAIEEAIAEDVESMHLVTGERIGKEEYPVLVIRRERMDRWFEAASALEFPLHGMYVDAQMCPGEEGALTVLFDGDEVLLFQPGLVCMRTHHENLLPYLEICARSRASSEDAEAPAWNIRVLTPEDQKEKLGVLLAQIEHVDGAIVQMETFSVPSFDLLCESFFNTSHAANLCQGPYAIKESSGSSGIGKWWPVAAVAAGWFAIQVGLDLTQGFMYQKQADEYDQQMVKLYRSLYPNEKNVSSPKRQMEGKLRNASNTGGGGFLQLLGEAGYQLSVQPGKQNMGFNNLQFSNQRGELAVEVKAPSLDQLDRYKQALVQSGYQVDIGSAIKEPSGVRGKITIKGS
- the gspM gene encoding type II secretion system protein GspM, which codes for MQQLKKIPAVGKGLSWFYGLSQRDQTALKWMVLVVAAFSVYMFVWAPVQDFVESSKNSAEASHESLTWMKENEARARASSRQGGSGKGSISGGQSLLSTVGSSARKFGLELQRFEPRGEDKVNVWLDKVSFNQLMLWLGELEKNYGVAVEQITVDKADAPGVVSSRLSLSI
- a CDS encoding N-acetyltransferase, with amino-acid sequence MTGDLVADTALVRLDRSALSEAKSILFHAYRHEPTFQYLFDSSRPGYDQRVRATIREGLELHFAHNQDALGLVDEDTLVAVAFIGSPEARFSLADQLNWRIRMMLTAGLSSTKRYIDYHEQVHACLPKDTHHHLPFIGVHPKYQSKGYGRMLMQVIEGICRESPLSSGIGLDTGNARYLRFYLGLGYEKVGEVRLGNVTETVLFKPCH
- the gorA gene encoding glutathione-disulfide reductase, with the translated sequence MYDLVVIGAGSGGVRAARVAAQSGAKVAIIEERFYGGTCVNVGCVPKKLFVYASHYGEDFHDAQGFGWDAGAPTFNWRRLVENKDNEIKRLNGIYENLLKNAGVEIIDGRGTIKAPDQIEVNGDVLQTKHILVATGSKSFTPEFPGCEHSLDSDAMFYLERLPNKAIVVGGGYIAVEFAGILAGLGVETHLVYRGPRLLKKFDGDIRDFLHDEIVKKGIHLHLEEDVVAIDKTDDDAAPYLVKLKSGATLQVGLTLHATGRTPNTAGLGLEESGVKLGARGEVLVDDDYQTNVPGIFAVGDVIDRYQLTPVALSEGMYVANYLFGENPVPVDYERIPTAVFSQPSVATIGPTEEEARANHSNIKIFRSSFRALKNTLSGNQERTMMKLIVDGDTDVVLGAHMVGPEAAEIIQGLAVAIRAGATKAIFDTTIGIHPSSAEEFVTMRQPV
- a CDS encoding ATP-binding protein; translated protein: MKRGFQDWSVYKKSLLLGLLPSGLMFACLVFFFTTVRLSEARSDLIARGQLIADQLAPAVEYDVISGNTGALEKLLGKVAQSPLVHHITIHDSFGNLMAEIDGAGRKLADADETPIVLSADILQSQIELENDAFASFSSEFQFTTGPSRIGKVEVAITESVIIEGQHRIIYSSFTVAALLMFLTYLLIRNMARSIANPIEQLTAGVELIKNGDYRTRAPDIRGLELSRLRDSINQLAVALEKASLEQTEHLGMIETARNEAESASKAKSEFLAIMSHELRTPMNGVLGMLQLLQETQQDEEQKEYTHVAMRSTEHLIAIIDDILDFSKIERGRLSIDPIEFNLRSLVEETLNAFRPQVEEKGLLLHQEYEGELQDALVTADPARIRQVLANLINNAIKFTAEGYIRVHANWEEIGADKVCFTCEVEDSGIGIAPEQQRRMFSSFQQADQSNSRRYGGTGLGLAIAKRLLELMEGEIFVESESGKGSCFKFALTLHYRRSPDGASWNAPAAGPIPRFQGRVLIVEDNQVNQKVTCGILNKLGIETENADNGEEALQKVRGSKYDLIFMDCQMPIMDGYQATAKIRQMETRAGVKPTPIVALTANALEGAADACRKAGMDDYLSKPIKKQQLVECLQTWLGESDSENSTPENAAAHGDEDR
- a CDS encoding TonB-dependent siderophore receptor, which gives rise to MRLITVRATKERRGLSALVLACASSLAHAVESSSQNDMLAAADISMTDWQSAEIPVVLTPARLKQPRSETPATVTVLDAELLHRLGVRNLHDAFRLVPGMTVGSVSSNLPSVSYHGTNANEQRRLQVLVDGRSVYNPNLADVDWLNIPVALEDIARIEITRGPNAAAYGANSFLAIVNIITRHPYDTHGTSLTYWDGSNGYNRYHASYGGGGDTLNYRVSVNGKQDDGFDRRANGEPFIDSYDLDGFNLSANVQLGPRDILQVQAGLLNGDHEYHPDTGDGQTSVPDSDERDRFVSVNWRREVNANHFFQVQAYAHRRIRRQDWTNCNHPILFSDNLSALYAANQRFGSILIGANGATLAEIYANIVSGPGSGLGSAEDDAIARTLIEEMSASDPDAIVCGRINLDIAETRQDIELQDTYTFSDEVRLVSGLSFRKDSFYSETYFNGGDDNYLQRAFFNLEYRPQPDLGFNLGGMAEHDQANGGYFSPRGAMFYHLTPNQTLRLVVSHAVRTPDTYEQSVAWSFVARDLDPPLDGETEARSFLIRSPGGLDNEKIVSREIGYYLNYPEWGLETDIKVFRDNMWDLISAPLQYFSFEPENNLKIEQTGLEIETTYSPSLRDTLRATYAYLDQDEEYTGSVTDFYTAYTSFDVSRLFQIESRMSARHSGSFAWLRRINDRFDAATAYYLADAIGDYVYERADLTVSYHRRLGRGQMELSAKLEHYLSDDPIMYRDNVLDDRTHLFLSANLKF